A window of Candidatus Methylomirabilota bacterium genomic DNA:
CTTGTCGCCGGCCAGGACATGGCACACCGGGACGAGATGGGGCGTGCCATCGGCGCTGGTCGTGGCCACCCGGCACACGCGTTCCCCGGCGAGGAGCCTGCGGACCTTCTTCGTCAATCGCATGGCGGCACCTGTTCGTCTAGGACATCGGCAAGTGGCGGGGGCGGCGGCCGCGGGGGAAGGCCACGTCGATCTGGGCCAGCTCGGCCCCGGTCAGCCGGAGCGCTCCGGCGCCCGCGTTTTCCGCGGTGTGCTCGGGCCGGCCGGCCTTGGGGATCGCGAAGAGCGACGGCCGCCGCACCAGGAAGGCCAGCGCGACCTGACGCGGCGTCGCGTCGTGGTCGGCGGCGATCCGCTGGAGCACGCGGCCACCCCGGGTACGGGGGCCGGGGAAGCGTCCCTCGGCGAACGGGCTGTAGCCGACCACCGCGATGCCGTGCTCTTCGCACCACGGCAGCACGGCGTGCTCGATGGCCCGCTCGTTCACGTGGTAGAGCACCTGGTTGCAGACGGGACGGTCCTCACCGCCCAGCTTGCAGGCTTCTTCGAGGTCGGCGACGTCGAAATTGCTCACGCCCCAGGCGAGGATCTTGCCATCGCGCCGGAGCTGCTGGAACGCCGCGATCGTGTCGGCCAGCGGGTGCTGGCCCCGCCAGTGCAGAAGGTACGCGTCCAGGCGATCGGTGCGCAGGCGGCCGAGCGTCTGCTCGCACGCGGCCAGCGTGCCTTTGCGCGAGGCATGCTCGGGCAGGACCTTGGAGACCAGGAAGACGGCATCACGACGCCCGGCGATCGCCTCCGCCACGATCTCCTCCACGCGCCCCGAGCCGTACATCTCGGCGGTGTCGATGTGCGTCATGCCGAGATCGAGGCCCCGGCGCAGGGCGGCGATCGCGCGGGCCCGGTCGTCCCGCTCCAGGTTCCAGGTTCCCTGCCCGATCACCGCCACCTCGGGACCGCCGGAGACGAATCGGCGCCGTTCCATGGGAGGACGTGGCGGACGCCGCCCGCTAGCCCGCCGAGGGCACGCTCGCCGCGGCCGGCATGAGGGCCGCCCGCAAGACCTCGGCCGCATCGTTGACGAGGATGAACGACATGTCCCGGCGTAGCTCCTCGGGCACGTCCTCCAGGTCCCGCTCGTTGCGCTGAGGCAGGATGACCGTGCGAATCCCGGCCCGGTGCGCCGCCAGGACCTTCTCCTTGATCCCGCCCACGGGCAAGACCTTGCCGCGGAGCGTGATCTCGCCTGTCATGGCCACGTCGGGCCGTACCGGCCGGCCGCTGGCCAGCGAGGCCAGCGCGGTCATCATGGTGACGCCGGCCGAGGGGCCGTCCTTGGGAATGGCCCCGGCCGGCACGTGCACGTGGATGGTCTTGCCCTCGAAGAGCTTGGGATCGATGTCGAGCGCCTCCGCGTTCGAGCGCAAGTAGGACACGGCGGCCTGGGCGCTCTCGCGCATGACGTCGCCCAGCATGCCGGTAAGGACGAGCCGCTCCTCGCTGCTCGGCATCATGGTGACTTCCACGAACAGGACGTCGCCGCCGGTGGGCGTCCAGGCCAGCCCCGTGGCGACTCCCGGACGGCTGGTCCGCTCGATCGACTCGTCGAAGAACCGCGGTCGGCCCAGATACTCGACCACGTTGTCGGGGGTGATCCGCACCGGCTCCCGGTGCCCCTCGGCGAGACGGCGCGCCACCTTCCGGGCCACGGTGGCGATCTCCCGCTCCAGGTTGCGCACGCCGGCCTCGCGCGTGTACCCGCGCACGATCTGGCGCAGGGCTTCCGGCTCGAAGCTGAGCTCGGTCTCGGCCAGGCTGTGGGCGGCCAGCTGCTTGGGAATCAGATACTGTGTCGCGATGCCGAGCTTCTCCGCATCCGTGTACCCCGACAGCACCAGGATCTCCATGCGGTCGCGCAGGGGGCCGGGGATGGTGTCGAGCGTGTTCGCCGTGGCGATGAACAGGATCTGCGAGAGGTCGAAGGCGACCCCCAGATAGTTGTCGACGAACGTGTGGTTCTGGGCGGGGTCGAGGACCTCGAGCAGGGCCGAGGAGGGGTCGCCGCGCCAGTCGGCGCCGATCTTGTCGATCTCGTCCAGCATGAAGACGGCATCGCGCGTCTCGGTGCGGCGGATGCCCTGGATGATCCGGCCGGGCATGGCCCCGATGTAGGTCCGCCGATGGCCACGGATTTCCGCCTCGTCGCGGACGCCGCCCAGCGACATGCGCACGAACTGCCGGCCCAGGGCCCGGGCGATGCTCTGCCCCAGACTGGTCTTGCCGACGCCGGGCGGACCCACGAAGCAGAGGATCGGCTCCCGGGCCGGCGTGTCGCCGCTCACGCGGGGCGGCGTGGCCGGGGCCGGCGTCCCCGAGGCCTCGGGTGGCCGGCTCGCGCGTTCTTCGCGAAGCTTCTTGACGGCCAGGTACTCGAGGATCCGGTCCTTGATCTTCTCGAGATCGTAGTGATCTTCGTCCAGGACCTCCCGGGCCCGGCGGATGTCGATGGCGCCGCCGCTCAGCTTGCTCCAGGGCAGGCTGGCCAGCCACTCCAGGTAGGTGACGATCATGCCGTGCTCGGGCGACGCGGCCGGGATCCCCGCCAGGCGGCTCAGCTCGCGCTCGGCCTCACGTCGCGCTTCCTCGGGCAAGCCGGCCTCCTCGATCCGGCGCCGGAGCTCGGCGGCTTGGTCGTCTCCCCCTTCGGCCTCACCCAGCTCGCGCTGGATGGAGCGGAGCTGCTCGCGCAGATAGAACTCGCGCTGCTGCTTCGTGAGACGCTCCTGGGTCTCCGTGGTGATCTTGCGGCCCAGCTCGCGCACGGCCAGCTCGCGCTGCAGCAGATCGACCAGCCGGCGAAGCTTGGCCGAGAGGGGATCCGTTTCGAGCACGGCCTGCCGGGTGGCCACGTCGAAGGGCACCACCGAGGCGACGAAGTAGGCCAGGTGCCGGGAATCGCTCACATTCTCGGCGGCGACGGCCAGCTCGTCGGGCAGATCGGGGGAGACCTCGACGAGCCGGCGGAAGATCTCCGCCACAGCGTGCCGCAGCGGCTCCGACTCCGAGGCCTGGCCGTTCGGGTCCGGGACTTCCTCGATCCGCGCCACCAGGTAGGGCTCCGTGCCGACCCAGTCCACGATCCGGATGCGCTCGAGGCCCTGGACCATCAGGCGCACGCTGCCGTCGGGAACCCGGGCCAGCTGGTGGATCACCCCGACCGTACCGACCCCGTAGAGGTCTTCGGGGTTGGCGGGCTCCGGCTTGGCTTCCCGCTGCGCGACCAGGCCCAGGAGCCGGTTGCCGCGCATGACCTCATCGACGAGCTTCAACGACCGCGGCTGTCCCACGGCCAGGGGCATCGCCGTCAGCGGCAGCACCACGGCCTCCCGCAGCGGCAGGATAGGCAGCACGTCAGGAATGGCGATGCGGCCGGAGGGAGGCGGCGGGATGGCCATCAGTGGCGCTCAGATACCTTGGGCAGCGTGATGTGGAGCAGGCCGCGGTCATAGCGCACGTGGACCCGCTCGGCGTCCACCGGGCTCGGCAACGGCACCTCCACCCGGAACGGCCCCTGCCGGATGGTCGCCGCGTGGTAGATGGCTTCGCGCTGGCACGCGGGAAGGTGGCGGTCGCCTTCGACCACCAGCACGTCCTCGAACAGCTGCACCTCGACGGCGTCCTCCTCGACGCCGGCCAGGTCCACGATCACCTCGAGGGCGGTCGCCGTCTCCCAGGTGTCCGCGTCGGGGCGCCAGCGGGACTGCACGAGAAAGCGGGGGCCATGGCTCAGCCACAGATCGCCGAACGGCGCAGTGTGGCCCGAGCGCACCACCATCGTGTAGCGGTAGGTCAGGCGTCGATAGCGCATCGCGCGTGGAGTGTCCGCCCTGAT
This region includes:
- a CDS encoding aldo/keto reductase, translated to MERRRFVSGGPEVAVIGQGTWNLERDDRARAIAALRRGLDLGMTHIDTAEMYGSGRVEEIVAEAIAGRRDAVFLVSKVLPEHASRKGTLAACEQTLGRLRTDRLDAYLLHWRGQHPLADTIAAFQQLRRDGKILAWGVSNFDVADLEEACKLGGEDRPVCNQVLYHVNERAIEHAVLPWCEEHGIAVVGYSPFAEGRFPGPRTRGGRVLQRIAADHDATPRQVALAFLVRRPSLFAIPKAGRPEHTAENAGAGALRLTGAELAQIDVAFPRGRRPRHLPMS
- the lon gene encoding endopeptidase La; this translates as MAIPPPPSGRIAIPDVLPILPLREAVVLPLTAMPLAVGQPRSLKLVDEVMRGNRLLGLVAQREAKPEPANPEDLYGVGTVGVIHQLARVPDGSVRLMVQGLERIRIVDWVGTEPYLVARIEEVPDPNGQASESEPLRHAVAEIFRRLVEVSPDLPDELAVAAENVSDSRHLAYFVASVVPFDVATRQAVLETDPLSAKLRRLVDLLQRELAVRELGRKITTETQERLTKQQREFYLREQLRSIQRELGEAEGGDDQAAELRRRIEEAGLPEEARREAERELSRLAGIPAASPEHGMIVTYLEWLASLPWSKLSGGAIDIRRAREVLDEDHYDLEKIKDRILEYLAVKKLREERASRPPEASGTPAPATPPRVSGDTPAREPILCFVGPPGVGKTSLGQSIARALGRQFVRMSLGGVRDEAEIRGHRRTYIGAMPGRIIQGIRRTETRDAVFMLDEIDKIGADWRGDPSSALLEVLDPAQNHTFVDNYLGVAFDLSQILFIATANTLDTIPGPLRDRMEILVLSGYTDAEKLGIATQYLIPKQLAAHSLAETELSFEPEALRQIVRGYTREAGVRNLEREIATVARKVARRLAEGHREPVRITPDNVVEYLGRPRFFDESIERTSRPGVATGLAWTPTGGDVLFVEVTMMPSSEERLVLTGMLGDVMRESAQAAVSYLRSNAEALDIDPKLFEGKTIHVHVPAGAIPKDGPSAGVTMMTALASLASGRPVRPDVAMTGEITLRGKVLPVGGIKEKVLAAHRAGIRTVILPQRNERDLEDVPEELRRDMSFILVNDAAEVLRAALMPAAASVPSAG
- a CDS encoding Hsp20/alpha crystallin family protein, coding for MRYRRLTYRYTMVVRSGHTAPFGDLWLSHGPRFLVQSRWRPDADTWETATALEVIVDLAGVEEDAVEVQLFEDVLVVEGDRHLPACQREAIYHAATIRQGPFRVEVPLPSPVDAERVHVRYDRGLLHITLPKVSERH